Proteins encoded together in one Balearica regulorum gibbericeps isolate bBalReg1 chromosome 3, bBalReg1.pri, whole genome shotgun sequence window:
- the ETAA1 gene encoding ewing's tumor-associated antigen 1 isoform X1: MPCSRRKGPCLRPAALRSRSGGGEEQQQQQLLTRRRRPPAELPAEEEEEEAAAAAAAAAAAAGDGAEGGAGRGLPAGEAPRAPRPSPSREAAVRGPAESCLHKTPKRSLSRKSRLPTFSSPVNDTEIQQEIFWDPHSPIAYRLGNGKTKQSTSRCAVEISEIVNRIAPQDEKAACNEGSLLGTWIGKDAIPCTPGVVKVRARTKLSCTRELKIKNPEEELMKLAKEFDKNLVELDAVQEQEKLGHDSIQIASESLNNSNDEVNMKNLKSFLGEVPERDTALSLKPVGQSTGIPAAEPCQSSSQKSIDLEAEIALHALFDSSTQKCSGQLSQGLSGISLNNSFCENKSTLEEEHLTEQIKDMQHGNSEAYQKDTPCAPGSVNQSFPKPDTHTLTKKNPCPLKTQLVVSDKLAGVVNDDFDDWDTDFLADDSFVMQITQNPELISTEEAPPIPTNPSMHGFSDASRTKERSSCNSVTLLGSVHKPNSLQFSPLKHSSKNAQNVAKSLSLQKSCKMAENSKTETTAFHGKCDVKPDNIKSIWKSAQTSDLKYIPVSKQFQVKNGNETTQPKSDPLPLFPSRSNLHRQRTEKPGNNTHSIFCQSSSVPTNTKPKDLTKVVNQGHLNQVEIPKKCPLSFDDWNEPKFSDEILDMFCESDSLWDANCEDDELLYQVCDDIEKQTQSQDVKHGNERAKTIQGASINFRSNADNSFPSSKQGLPDRLLAQKTNARQDTLSLNDSCRNSSNVTRELATTGHVVNCKNISSPLTVISGTSVECKYTLSKNCHQAASEDTTKTILGKWYRSNSVPVGETGSEGSPVNAVNSFSSKTLDSPDLLYNTGKVPNNSSGNKTSLMPSKFKFRKTNSSQGALHVGSENPGSHSGIGITLQGLEGSKNQVNVNLHTKLDNKKSPFKRHLSESFALPTSVSVVEQKNRKCSQEEIERKKQEALARRKSRMQAFSKDA; the protein is encoded by the exons ATGCCCTGTAGCCGGCGGAAAGGGCCCTGCCTCAGGCCTGCCGCCCTGAGGAgccggagcggcggcggcgaggagcagcagcagcagcagctcctcacccggcggcggcggccgccggcggAGCTCCccgcggaggaggaggaggaggaggcggcggcggcagcggcggcggcagcggcagcggcaGGGGACGGCGCGGAAGGTGGCGCAGGCCGAGGCCTGCCTGCTGGGGAGGCGCCGCGCGCGCCTCGGCCGTCGCCGTCGCGCGAGGCGGCGGTGCGCGGCCCTGCAG AGTCATGCTTACATAAAACACCAAAGAGATCACTGAGTAGGAAATCCCGACTACCTACTTTCAGCTCTCCTGTTAATGACACAGAGATACAGCAAGAAATCTTTTGGGATCCTCACTCACCAATTGCATACAGACTAG gCAATGGAAAAACCAAACAGTCTACCAGTAGATGCGCAGtagaaatttcagaaattgttAATCGTATTGCTCCTCAG GATGAAAAAGCAGCCTGTAACGAAGGCTCCCTTTTAGGGACGTGGATTGGTAAGGATGCTATTCCCTGTACACCTGGAGTAGTAAAAGTGCGAGCTAGGACAAAGTTAAGTTGTACAAG agaacttaaaataaaaaatcctgaagAGGAACTCATGAAATTGGCTAAGGAATTTGATAAAAATCTAGTAGAGCTAGATGCTGTTCAGGAACAAGAGAAGCTTGGTCATGACTCCATCCAGATTGCCTCAGAGTCTTTAAATAATTCTAATGATGAAGTAAATATGAAGAACCTGAAATCATTCCTTGGTGAAGTTCCCGAAAGAGATACTGCTCTGTCCCTGAAACCAGTTGGACAGAGCACTGgcatccctgctgcagagccctgTCAATCTAGCAGTCAAAAGTCTATAGACCTTGAGGCTGAAATAGCCCTTCATGCTCTTTTTGACAGCTCTACCCAGAAGTGTAGTGGACAGTTGAGCCAAGGACTATCAGGTATTTCTTTGAATAAtagtttctgtgaaaataaaagcaccTTGGAAGAGGAACATCTTACTGAGCAAATTAAAGACATGCAACATGGTAATTCAGAGGCATATCAAAAAGATACTCCGTGCGCACCAGGAAGCGTGAACCAGAGTTTTCCAAAACCTGATACTCACACGTTGAcgaaaaaaaatccttgtccTTTGAAGACACAATTGGTGGTCTCCGATAAGCTTGCTGGAGTAGTTAATGATGATTTTGATGACTGGGATACAGATTTTTTGGCAGATGACTCTTTTGTGATGCAAATAACCCAAAATCCTGAATTGATAAGTACTGAAGAAGCACCACCAATTCCTACCAATCCTTCTATGCATGGTTTCAGTGATGCTAGCAGAACAAAGGAGAGAAGTAGTTGCAATTCAGTAACTTTGTTGGGGAGTGTACACAAACCTAACAGTTTGCAATTTTCACCTTTGAAACATTCTAGTAAAAACGCACAAAATGTTGCAAAATCTCTTTCTTTACAAAAGTCATGTAAGATGGCAGAAAACTCAAAGACAGAGACCACAGCCTTTCATGGCAAATGTGATGTTAAGCCAGATAACATAAAGTCTATTTGGAAAAGTGCTCAAACCAGTGATTTGAAATATATTCCTGTTTCAAAGCAATTTCAAGTTAAGAATGGAAATGAAACTACTCAGCCTAAAAGCgatcctcttcctctttttccttcaagatCTAATCTTCATAGACAACGGACTGAAAAACCTGGGAATAACACtcacagtattttctgtcaATCATCCAGTGTTCCTACCAATACGAAACCTAAGGATCTAACTAAAGTGGTTAACCAAGGTCACTTAAATCAAGTAGAAATACCAAAGAAATGTCCTCTGTCATTTGACGACTGGAATGAACCGAAATTCTCTGATGAGATACTAGATATGTTTTGTGAATCTGATAGTCTTTGGGATGCAAACTGTGAGGATGATGAATTGTTGTATCAGGTGTGTGATGATATAGAAAAGCAGACTCAGAGCCAGGATGTTAAACATGGAAATGAAAGAGCCAAAACTATACAAGGAGCCAGTATTAATTTCAGATCAAATGCTGATAACAGCTTCCCATCATCTAAACAAGGACTACCTGATCGCCTCTTGGcacaaaaaacaaatgcaagacAGGACACCCTCTCACTAAACGATTCCTGTAGGAATTCATCAAACGTGACACGTGAGCTGGCCACAACAGGTCACGTAGTGAACTGTAAAAACATCTCAAGTCCTCTAACTGTGATCTCAGGTACTTCTGTGGAGTGTAAATACACACTGTCTAAAAACTGTCATCAGGCTGCTTCTGAAGATACTACAAAGACTATTTTGGGAAAATGGTACAGGTCAAATTCTGTGCCGGTAGGAGAGACTGGTTCTGAAGGAAGTCCTGTTAATGCAGTGAACAGTTTTAGTAGCAAAACATTAGACAGCCCAGATCTTTTGTATAATACGGGAAAGGTGCCAAATAACAGTTCTGGTAACAAAACATCGCTTATGCCATCAAAGTTTAAGTTCCGAAAGACTAACAGTTCTCAGGGTGCTCTTCATGTAGGGTCTGAAAATCCAGGGAGTCATTCTGGCATTGGAATTACTCTGCAGGGTTTGGAAGGAAGCAAGAATCAGGTGAATGTGAATTTACACACCAAGCTTGACAATAAGAAATCACCTTTCAAGAGGCACCTTTCAGAGTCTTTTGCACTGCCTACATCAG tgtCTGTGgtggaacaaaaaaatagaaaatgttctCAAGAAgagattgaaagaaaaaaacaagaagcTCTTGCACGAAGAAAATCCAGAATGCAGGCATTCTCTAAAGATGCTTGA
- the ETAA1 gene encoding ewing's tumor-associated antigen 1 isoform X2 produces the protein MRDSCKLVVNSYIPAFNSPSRQGPVEGSTDRKSCLHKTPKRSLSRKSRLPTFSSPVNDTEIQQEIFWDPHSPIAYRLGNGKTKQSTSRCAVEISEIVNRIAPQDEKAACNEGSLLGTWIGKDAIPCTPGVVKVRARTKLSCTRELKIKNPEEELMKLAKEFDKNLVELDAVQEQEKLGHDSIQIASESLNNSNDEVNMKNLKSFLGEVPERDTALSLKPVGQSTGIPAAEPCQSSSQKSIDLEAEIALHALFDSSTQKCSGQLSQGLSGISLNNSFCENKSTLEEEHLTEQIKDMQHGNSEAYQKDTPCAPGSVNQSFPKPDTHTLTKKNPCPLKTQLVVSDKLAGVVNDDFDDWDTDFLADDSFVMQITQNPELISTEEAPPIPTNPSMHGFSDASRTKERSSCNSVTLLGSVHKPNSLQFSPLKHSSKNAQNVAKSLSLQKSCKMAENSKTETTAFHGKCDVKPDNIKSIWKSAQTSDLKYIPVSKQFQVKNGNETTQPKSDPLPLFPSRSNLHRQRTEKPGNNTHSIFCQSSSVPTNTKPKDLTKVVNQGHLNQVEIPKKCPLSFDDWNEPKFSDEILDMFCESDSLWDANCEDDELLYQVCDDIEKQTQSQDVKHGNERAKTIQGASINFRSNADNSFPSSKQGLPDRLLAQKTNARQDTLSLNDSCRNSSNVTRELATTGHVVNCKNISSPLTVISGTSVECKYTLSKNCHQAASEDTTKTILGKWYRSNSVPVGETGSEGSPVNAVNSFSSKTLDSPDLLYNTGKVPNNSSGNKTSLMPSKFKFRKTNSSQGALHVGSENPGSHSGIGITLQGLEGSKNQVNVNLHTKLDNKKSPFKRHLSESFALPTSVSVVEQKNRKCSQEEIERKKQEALARRKSRMQAFSKDA, from the exons ATGCGAGACAGCTGCAAGCTGGTTGTGAATAGCTATATTCCTGCTTTTAACAGCCCTAGCCGACAAGGCCCAGTGGAGGGAAGTACAGACAGAA AGTCATGCTTACATAAAACACCAAAGAGATCACTGAGTAGGAAATCCCGACTACCTACTTTCAGCTCTCCTGTTAATGACACAGAGATACAGCAAGAAATCTTTTGGGATCCTCACTCACCAATTGCATACAGACTAG gCAATGGAAAAACCAAACAGTCTACCAGTAGATGCGCAGtagaaatttcagaaattgttAATCGTATTGCTCCTCAG GATGAAAAAGCAGCCTGTAACGAAGGCTCCCTTTTAGGGACGTGGATTGGTAAGGATGCTATTCCCTGTACACCTGGAGTAGTAAAAGTGCGAGCTAGGACAAAGTTAAGTTGTACAAG agaacttaaaataaaaaatcctgaagAGGAACTCATGAAATTGGCTAAGGAATTTGATAAAAATCTAGTAGAGCTAGATGCTGTTCAGGAACAAGAGAAGCTTGGTCATGACTCCATCCAGATTGCCTCAGAGTCTTTAAATAATTCTAATGATGAAGTAAATATGAAGAACCTGAAATCATTCCTTGGTGAAGTTCCCGAAAGAGATACTGCTCTGTCCCTGAAACCAGTTGGACAGAGCACTGgcatccctgctgcagagccctgTCAATCTAGCAGTCAAAAGTCTATAGACCTTGAGGCTGAAATAGCCCTTCATGCTCTTTTTGACAGCTCTACCCAGAAGTGTAGTGGACAGTTGAGCCAAGGACTATCAGGTATTTCTTTGAATAAtagtttctgtgaaaataaaagcaccTTGGAAGAGGAACATCTTACTGAGCAAATTAAAGACATGCAACATGGTAATTCAGAGGCATATCAAAAAGATACTCCGTGCGCACCAGGAAGCGTGAACCAGAGTTTTCCAAAACCTGATACTCACACGTTGAcgaaaaaaaatccttgtccTTTGAAGACACAATTGGTGGTCTCCGATAAGCTTGCTGGAGTAGTTAATGATGATTTTGATGACTGGGATACAGATTTTTTGGCAGATGACTCTTTTGTGATGCAAATAACCCAAAATCCTGAATTGATAAGTACTGAAGAAGCACCACCAATTCCTACCAATCCTTCTATGCATGGTTTCAGTGATGCTAGCAGAACAAAGGAGAGAAGTAGTTGCAATTCAGTAACTTTGTTGGGGAGTGTACACAAACCTAACAGTTTGCAATTTTCACCTTTGAAACATTCTAGTAAAAACGCACAAAATGTTGCAAAATCTCTTTCTTTACAAAAGTCATGTAAGATGGCAGAAAACTCAAAGACAGAGACCACAGCCTTTCATGGCAAATGTGATGTTAAGCCAGATAACATAAAGTCTATTTGGAAAAGTGCTCAAACCAGTGATTTGAAATATATTCCTGTTTCAAAGCAATTTCAAGTTAAGAATGGAAATGAAACTACTCAGCCTAAAAGCgatcctcttcctctttttccttcaagatCTAATCTTCATAGACAACGGACTGAAAAACCTGGGAATAACACtcacagtattttctgtcaATCATCCAGTGTTCCTACCAATACGAAACCTAAGGATCTAACTAAAGTGGTTAACCAAGGTCACTTAAATCAAGTAGAAATACCAAAGAAATGTCCTCTGTCATTTGACGACTGGAATGAACCGAAATTCTCTGATGAGATACTAGATATGTTTTGTGAATCTGATAGTCTTTGGGATGCAAACTGTGAGGATGATGAATTGTTGTATCAGGTGTGTGATGATATAGAAAAGCAGACTCAGAGCCAGGATGTTAAACATGGAAATGAAAGAGCCAAAACTATACAAGGAGCCAGTATTAATTTCAGATCAAATGCTGATAACAGCTTCCCATCATCTAAACAAGGACTACCTGATCGCCTCTTGGcacaaaaaacaaatgcaagacAGGACACCCTCTCACTAAACGATTCCTGTAGGAATTCATCAAACGTGACACGTGAGCTGGCCACAACAGGTCACGTAGTGAACTGTAAAAACATCTCAAGTCCTCTAACTGTGATCTCAGGTACTTCTGTGGAGTGTAAATACACACTGTCTAAAAACTGTCATCAGGCTGCTTCTGAAGATACTACAAAGACTATTTTGGGAAAATGGTACAGGTCAAATTCTGTGCCGGTAGGAGAGACTGGTTCTGAAGGAAGTCCTGTTAATGCAGTGAACAGTTTTAGTAGCAAAACATTAGACAGCCCAGATCTTTTGTATAATACGGGAAAGGTGCCAAATAACAGTTCTGGTAACAAAACATCGCTTATGCCATCAAAGTTTAAGTTCCGAAAGACTAACAGTTCTCAGGGTGCTCTTCATGTAGGGTCTGAAAATCCAGGGAGTCATTCTGGCATTGGAATTACTCTGCAGGGTTTGGAAGGAAGCAAGAATCAGGTGAATGTGAATTTACACACCAAGCTTGACAATAAGAAATCACCTTTCAAGAGGCACCTTTCAGAGTCTTTTGCACTGCCTACATCAG tgtCTGTGgtggaacaaaaaaatagaaaatgttctCAAGAAgagattgaaagaaaaaaacaagaagcTCTTGCACGAAGAAAATCCAGAATGCAGGCATTCTCTAAAGATGCTTGA